The Deltaproteobacteria bacterium genomic sequence TTCTTTGACTAAAACGCCATAAGCAGCGCCGAAACTTGCATCCCTGTGGTCGGATAATGTCTGAACCTTGTCTATGCCTGCTGTGGAGCAGAACCTGGAAATGGCAAAGGGAAGATCCATACTGATGTTCATCAACACTATATCTTCCGACAGCTTTCCAGTGGACTTCCCCCGAATTTAAGGACACTAAGTTAGGTTAGGCTACCATAGATTCGAGCTCATAAGATACTGGAGAAAGATACCCCAGTGTTGAGTGACGTCTCTTTCGATTATAGAATATTTCAATATAATTAAAAATAC encodes the following:
- a CDS encoding IS3 family transposase produces the protein IFNYIEIFYNRKRRHSTLGYLSPVSYELESMVA